The following coding sequences are from one Scomber scombrus chromosome 20, fScoSco1.1, whole genome shotgun sequence window:
- the eef1e1 gene encoding eukaryotic translation elongation factor 1 epsilon-1 produces MALRELSSLEKYLGLKKPNKYSTQGDKKVPVLQNNNGPPLVGLVTVACHLVKQAQRPELLGDSAENRAVVQQWLEYRVSKLDVCTKEDVKTILKDLNLYLQDKVYLAGNHFTLADALVYNGIHPKIVDLAVQEKEQYVNVTRWFDHIQHYPGVRHHLPPIVVLRNRIYTSRHH; encoded by the exons ATGGCGTTGAGGGAGCTATCGTCGCTGGAGAAATATTTAGGACTGAAAAAGCCGAACAAGTACAGTACACAGGGGGATAAAAAG GTACCTGTGCTACAGAATAATAATGGTCCTCCACTGGTTGGCCTGGTGACCGTAGCCTGTCATCTAGTGAAGCAGGCCCAGCGCCCAGAGCTGCTGGGGGACTCTGCAGAGAACAGAGCTGTGGTGCAGCAGTGGCTGGAGTACAGAGTCAGTAAGCTGGACGTCTGCACCAAGGAGGATGTAAAAACCATCCTGAAG GACCTCAACCTCTACCTGCAAGACAAGGTGTACCTGGCTGGCAACCACTTCACCTTAGCTGATGCGCTCGTGTACAATGGAATTCATCCAAAGATA GTGGACTTGGCCGTTCAGGAAAAGGAGCAGTACGTGAATGTGACGCGATGGTTCGACCACATCCAGCACTATCCCGGTGTCCGACACCACCTCCCTCCAATAGTTGTGCTCAGGAACAGAATCTACACCAGCAGACACCACTGA